A single Methanolobus sp. ZRKC5 DNA region contains:
- a CDS encoding RND family transporter encodes MPILLITFLFVIISFQGAQYIGMASGTDTFVDKNSQLYQDFDHLYQNLFGTESIVIMVEGTDVTGPELLKAMDRAYESAVNIPGVIQVNSPSSIIKDVNYEMTGKSKIPDDAEVIDEIISSSVPTYFVPDETHATMSVVVEATTSDDKKAEILKETRTSIEMADFPGDYNVIVTGDPAFMTEMNEAMNTSMGTLLMLSVLLMIVVLYLVFKHVRWRLLPLPIVILGIIFTFGAMGYLDIPMTMVSMSAFPVLIGLGIDYAIQFHNRIEEELEHGSSDEEAVINTVKHTGPAVLIALIITALGFFSLFTSTVPMIQDFGKLLMIGIAMCFLSSLFVGVTVLYGFHKLSEKNILSKLGLKKSSAENKVSSMEASEHEPDFLEKALKGISGFSMKHSVLVIAIAGSLCLGGLAVDTMVPIQTDTQTFVPQDLPALIDLTHMSDILGGVDQLNLIIKTDDNTDPELLEWMDEFSQHEVEGRSNIYGSSSIVDLIKSQNGGEIPDSSAEVAMLYEQMPDIQKESYLHGNSILLFNLEIGNAMDELGLVGIGELTDVVEDDILWMAPPPGTEVTITGNSVVFVEVIGALTSGRTMMTLLGIVLVFGGLLVIYRDLLKALTPVITMIMVVGWSGGLMYYTGLEYTPMTATLGALILGVGSEYAILMMERYFEEKKKGASPEQAMEEASVKIGKAIVTSGATTVFGFSALIASPFSITSNFGLITVIDVFLALLATFVIFPPVIVTLDKFREKRRAHAAGYEFKQIDTHESNTIPEGITT; translated from the coding sequence ACCGAATCCATTGTAATAATGGTAGAAGGCACTGATGTAACAGGTCCTGAGCTTCTCAAAGCAATGGACAGGGCATATGAGTCCGCAGTCAATATTCCAGGAGTAATTCAAGTCAATTCTCCATCATCTATAATCAAAGATGTTAATTATGAGATGACGGGGAAAAGCAAAATCCCGGATGATGCTGAAGTGATCGATGAAATTATCAGTTCATCGGTTCCTACCTATTTTGTTCCAGATGAAACTCATGCTACCATGTCTGTAGTCGTTGAAGCAACCACATCAGACGATAAGAAAGCGGAGATACTCAAGGAAACACGGACATCTATAGAAATGGCTGATTTCCCGGGAGATTATAATGTTATTGTGACTGGTGATCCTGCTTTCATGACTGAAATGAATGAAGCAATGAATACCAGTATGGGTACGTTGCTCATGCTATCCGTTCTTCTCATGATAGTTGTGCTATATCTTGTCTTCAAACATGTAAGGTGGAGACTTCTTCCGCTTCCAATAGTCATACTTGGTATCATTTTCACTTTTGGAGCTATGGGCTATCTTGATATCCCCATGACAATGGTTTCAATGTCCGCTTTTCCGGTACTTATCGGGCTTGGTATTGATTATGCTATTCAGTTCCATAATCGGATTGAAGAAGAACTTGAGCATGGTAGCAGTGATGAAGAAGCAGTAATAAACACCGTTAAACATACCGGTCCTGCAGTTTTGATCGCATTGATAATAACTGCCCTTGGTTTCTTTTCATTGTTTACATCAACTGTTCCAATGATACAGGATTTCGGAAAACTTTTGATGATCGGTATCGCGATGTGTTTCTTATCCTCATTGTTTGTGGGAGTTACAGTACTATATGGCTTCCATAAACTTTCAGAGAAAAATATACTCTCAAAACTCGGACTGAAAAAGTCATCTGCTGAGAATAAAGTATCTTCAATGGAAGCATCTGAACATGAGCCTGACTTCCTGGAAAAGGCACTTAAGGGCATATCTGGCTTTTCAATGAAGCATTCGGTACTGGTTATAGCGATTGCAGGTTCCCTTTGTCTTGGCGGACTTGCCGTAGATACCATGGTTCCCATTCAGACCGATACACAAACCTTTGTACCCCAGGATCTTCCTGCATTGATTGATCTGACGCACATGAGCGATATTCTGGGTGGGGTGGACCAGTTAAACCTGATCATAAAAACAGATGACAATACCGATCCGGAGTTGCTTGAATGGATGGATGAGTTCTCGCAGCATGAAGTGGAAGGAAGGAGCAATATTTATGGTTCAAGTAGTATTGTTGACTTGATCAAGTCCCAGAACGGTGGAGAAATTCCTGATAGCTCGGCTGAAGTTGCCATGTTGTATGAGCAGATGCCTGATATCCAGAAAGAAAGTTATCTTCATGGAAATTCTATACTTCTGTTTAATCTGGAGATTGGCAATGCAATGGATGAGCTTGGACTCGTGGGTATCGGAGAACTTACTGATGTAGTAGAAGATGATATCCTTTGGATGGCTCCTCCTCCCGGAACAGAAGTAACCATAACCGGAAATTCGGTTGTCTTTGTCGAGGTTATAGGTGCTCTTACGTCCGGCAGAACAATGATGACATTACTGGGAATCGTATTGGTGTTTGGAGGTCTGCTTGTAATATACCGTGATCTCTTGAAGGCCTTAACTCCGGTGATTACCATGATAATGGTAGTTGGCTGGTCTGGTGGTCTAATGTATTATACTGGTCTGGAATATACTCCTATGACCGCGACCCTTGGTGCACTCATTCTTGGAGTAGGTTCAGAATATGCTATCCTTATGATGGAACGTTATTTTGAGGAAAAGAAAAAGGGTGCAAGCCCTGAGCAGGCAATGGAGGAAGCGAGTGTTAAGATCGGGAAAGCCATTGTCACATCCGGTGCAACCACTGTATTTGGTTTTTCAGCGCTGATCGCATCACCATTTAGTATTACCAGTAATTTTGGCCTGATAACAGTTATAGACGTATTCCTGGCGCTGTTGGCTACGTTTGTGATCTTCCCTCCTGTAATTGTCACACTTGACAAGTTCAGGGAAAAAAGAAGAGCACATGCAGCAGGTTACGAATTCAAACAAATTGATACACATGAATCAAACACCATTCCGGAGGGTATAACCACATGA